Proteins encoded in a region of the Gammaproteobacteria bacterium genome:
- a CDS encoding helicase-related protein, with the protein MLLDNRNNGYVGNELKKRSFEGSKLAVLSSLFTIYGYAALKKELGKLSDSRLLLTDWQHQTLQSLVGTEAEVRLTNQLNQRRIARECAKWIRGKVEVKASREPHQSSQNLIHLMANGSGDHFAVHGSATLTPTGLGEVRSNGLQMNTGTSDAETTQQLLAWFDGIWSDDSSATDIRNDVLERLDFIAADQPASFVYFLTLYNIFKDFLEDIDEENIIRSKTGFKDTLVWNKLYKFQKDGVLGAIDKLEKHNGCIIADSVGLGKTFEALAIIKYYELRNDRVLVLCPKKLRDNWTMYTINDKRNLLASDRFNFDVLNHTDLSRLKGFSGEINLETLNWSNYDLIVIDESHNFRNNPNRADGKTRYERLLNDIIRSGVRTKVLMLSATPVNNRMNDLKNQVVFITEGRDDAFGDVGIRSIDSTLRLAQKQFNQWVKQPVESRTTASLLDSMSFDYFKLLDVVTIARSRKHIEKYYGTADIGEFPTRLPPKNIYADIDLSDEFPPLREVNKTIRRLSLAGYSPLKFVRNDKKDEYARRYDKAVGAGASVFKQIDREESLVHLMRVNLLKRMESSIRSFRLTVDKLNNQIEVLLSKIEEHEAGDIDALSIEDIHDFELDSPELEPYMIGNKTKVLLQDMDLIHFKQELEADRVLLTSIAEAAKEVSAERDAKLDQLKATIAEKVNNPLNADNRKVIVFTAFADTAQYLYSHLAQWAKQDMNIDSALVTGGGTNKTTVTGIGSELNSILTAFSPVSKERDKIDPNATAEIDLLIATDCISEGQNLQDCDTLINYDIHWNPVRIIQRFGRVDRLGSKNEQIQLINFWPNMELDEYINLEARVSGRMVLLDISATGEENVIDENAKEMNDLEYRRKQLQQLKEAVVDLEDMAGGVSITDLTLNDFRMDLSDYMNRNLPEESTKSQNLHALEQAPIGLYAAVTLDESLSEEGLKSGVIFCLKNIRTGTQAVQVDDNYPLAPYFLVYVSDDAVIELNFTQSKKVLDLLKRQAFSHSDIDEGAANYVNDETKQGRNMEHYQHLLAVAVDSIAGKSEEKGVESLFTKGGTVLTATSSQGIEDFAVISYLILVDQDDAVPSLPNDSKEATG; encoded by the coding sequence GTGTTACTGGATAACAGAAATAACGGCTATGTCGGGAATGAGCTGAAGAAGCGCTCGTTCGAAGGCTCAAAGCTGGCCGTTCTTTCGAGCTTGTTCACCATCTATGGCTATGCAGCCCTAAAAAAAGAGCTGGGCAAGCTTTCCGATAGCCGTTTGCTTCTCACGGACTGGCAACACCAAACCCTTCAATCGCTCGTCGGCACCGAGGCCGAAGTGCGCCTTACCAATCAACTCAACCAACGCCGGATTGCCAGAGAGTGTGCCAAGTGGATCAGGGGGAAAGTCGAGGTCAAGGCCAGTCGCGAGCCGCATCAATCCAGTCAAAACCTCATTCATCTGATGGCCAACGGGAGTGGCGATCATTTTGCCGTTCATGGCAGCGCCACATTGACCCCCACGGGGCTGGGTGAAGTTCGGTCGAATGGCTTGCAAATGAACACGGGTACTTCCGATGCCGAAACCACCCAGCAACTATTGGCTTGGTTTGATGGCATCTGGTCGGACGATTCCAGCGCAACGGATATTCGCAACGACGTGCTGGAAAGGCTCGATTTTATTGCCGCCGATCAGCCTGCCAGCTTTGTCTACTTCCTGACGCTCTACAACATCTTCAAAGACTTCCTCGAAGACATCGACGAGGAAAACATTATTCGCAGCAAGACGGGCTTCAAGGACACACTGGTCTGGAACAAGCTCTACAAGTTTCAGAAAGATGGCGTGCTGGGAGCTATCGACAAGCTCGAAAAACACAACGGCTGCATCATCGCCGATAGCGTCGGTCTGGGTAAGACTTTCGAAGCGCTGGCGATCATCAAATATTACGAGCTACGCAATGATCGTGTGCTGGTTTTATGCCCGAAAAAGCTACGTGATAACTGGACGATGTACACCATCAACGACAAGCGGAACCTGCTTGCCAGTGATCGGTTCAACTTCGACGTTCTGAATCACACCGACCTTAGCCGACTAAAAGGCTTCTCCGGCGAAATCAATCTCGAAACGCTTAACTGGAGTAACTACGACCTGATCGTTATCGACGAGTCACACAATTTCCGCAACAACCCGAACAGGGCAGACGGAAAGACCCGATACGAACGTCTTCTAAACGACATTATTCGTTCCGGCGTCAGGACAAAGGTTTTGATGCTATCGGCTACGCCCGTGAACAACCGGATGAATGACCTGAAGAATCAGGTCGTATTCATCACTGAAGGGCGCGACGATGCTTTTGGTGATGTCGGTATTCGGAGTATCGACAGCACACTCCGACTGGCTCAAAAGCAGTTTAACCAGTGGGTCAAGCAACCCGTCGAAAGCCGGACAACGGCGAGCCTTCTGGATAGCATGAGCTTCGACTACTTCAAGTTACTTGATGTTGTCACCATCGCTCGGTCGCGGAAGCACATCGAAAAATACTACGGTACCGCCGATATCGGTGAGTTTCCTACGAGGCTGCCACCGAAGAATATCTATGCGGATATAGACCTGTCCGACGAGTTCCCACCACTACGGGAGGTCAACAAAACCATTCGCAGACTCTCGCTGGCGGGCTATTCGCCACTCAAGTTCGTGCGCAATGACAAGAAGGATGAATATGCACGGCGCTACGACAAGGCCGTTGGCGCGGGTGCCAGCGTCTTCAAGCAGATAGACCGTGAAGAAAGTCTGGTTCACCTCATGCGGGTGAACTTGCTCAAGCGTATGGAAAGCTCTATCCGCTCATTCAGGCTTACCGTGGACAAGCTCAATAACCAGATCGAAGTGCTACTTTCAAAGATCGAAGAGCATGAGGCAGGCGATATTGATGCTCTCAGCATCGAAGATATTCATGACTTCGAGCTGGATTCGCCTGAATTGGAGCCGTACATGATCGGCAACAAGACCAAGGTACTCTTGCAGGACATGGACTTGATTCACTTCAAGCAAGAACTTGAAGCGGATCGTGTGTTGCTGACCAGCATCGCGGAGGCAGCCAAAGAGGTATCAGCGGAGCGTGATGCCAAACTGGATCAACTCAAGGCCACCATTGCAGAAAAGGTCAACAACCCTCTCAACGCCGACAACAGGAAAGTCATCGTTTTCACGGCCTTTGCCGACACCGCGCAGTACCTCTATAGCCACTTGGCGCAATGGGCAAAGCAGGACATGAACATCGACAGCGCTTTGGTCACGGGCGGCGGCACAAACAAAACGACGGTCACTGGAATCGGCTCCGAGTTGAACAGCATTCTCACCGCTTTCTCACCAGTTTCGAAGGAGCGGGACAAGATTGACCCGAACGCGACCGCAGAGATTGATCTGCTCATCGCTACTGACTGTATCAGCGAAGGTCAGAACCTTCAGGATTGTGACACGCTGATTAACTACGACATTCACTGGAATCCGGTCAGGATTATCCAGCGCTTTGGTCGTGTGGATCGGCTTGGTTCCAAGAATGAGCAAATCCAGCTCATTAACTTCTGGCCGAACATGGAGCTGGATGAATACATCAATCTGGAGGCGCGTGTATCAGGCCGTATGGTGTTACTGGATATTTCGGCGACTGGCGAAGAAAACGTCATCGACGAGAACGCCAAGGAAATGAATGACCTTGAGTATCGCCGTAAGCAGCTCCAGCAATTGAAGGAAGCCGTTGTCGATCTGGAGGACATGGCGGGCGGCGTCTCCATTACCGATCTTACGCTCAATGACTTTCGGATGGATTTGTCGGACTACATGAATCGCAATCTTCCAGAGGAAAGCACTAAGAGCCAGAATCTCCACGCGCTGGAGCAAGCGCCCATTGGTCTATATGCCGCCGTGACTTTGGATGAATCGCTCTCTGAAGAGGGGCTGAAGTCCGGCGTGATTTTCTGTCTGAAGAATATTCGAACAGGTACACAGGCTGTTCAGGTGGACGATAACTATCCGCTGGCTCCCTATTTTCTCGTCTATGTATCCGATGATGCTGTGATTGAGCTGAACTTCACCCAAAGCAAAAAGGTACTCGATCTTCTCAAGCGTCAAGCCTTCAGTCATTCGGACATAGACGAGGGTGCGGCGAACTATGTGAATGATGAGACCAAGCAAGGCCGCAACATGGAGCACTATCAGCACTTGCTCGCCGTTGCAGTGGATAGCATCGCGGGTAAGAGTGAAGAGAAAGGCGTCGAAAGCCTGTTCACCAAAGGTGGCACGGTGCTCACTGCGACAAGCAGTCAGGGAATTGAAGACTTTGCCGTGATTTCCTACCTGATACTCGTTGACCAAGACGACGCGGTGCCCTCTCTACCAAACGATAGCAAGGAGGCGACCGGATGA
- a CDS encoding helix-turn-helix domain-containing protein: protein MNDEIMTLKEVAEYLKLAEKTAYRLAAEGKLPGFKAGGSWRFKQSDIEKWIEENKKGQKE, encoded by the coding sequence ATGAACGACGAAATCATGACCCTGAAAGAGGTCGCGGAATACCTGAAGCTGGCTGAAAAGACGGCCTACCGCCTTGCAGCGGAAGGCAAATTGCCCGGCTTCAAGGCTGGCGGAAGCTGGCGCTTCAAACAGTCCGACATCGAAAAATGGATTGAAGAGAACAAGAAAGGCCAAAAGGAATAA
- a CDS encoding TM0106 family RecB-like putative nuclease, whose protein sequence is MPNAPDLPLIKPSDAKSWSLCARRVWLDNKGYFDLQTVDDPFEQLVIELGLAHEQAVLERLSADLDVHTASSPEDTARLMADRVPAIYQAQLLNEAEGIIGLPDFLLLDESGEYQAADAKLSLSEEKKEIQVQLGIYRRLLGTGLPAIVFLGDGEQALIGDEANAVANQFATEMRELLSSEDEPLVRYSHSKCRACPYYAHCKPPFEQKEELSLLYGIQGRAAIGLESAGIDTISKLADTDASAIPDIPYLKGDDKKNRAVLQAKSYLSNEVFRLKPVELPEGHWIHFDIEDNPLTGNGEKHVYLWGFLVPDFFDDSGHEGFEYVWTDRDDEDEQGWLQFLEQIEGYKGQYPDLILAHYSSHERSTILAYAKRYGMEDHPTVVYLLGDESPLFDLQKPVLESLVLPLQGYGLKDICKHRDLVNFQWQDEESGSQWSVVQFNRFLAEPDPEIKARLKGDILGYNRDDVTATRRLEEWLRANFMS, encoded by the coding sequence ATGCCAAATGCACCAGACCTGCCATTGATAAAGCCGAGTGACGCCAAGTCATGGTCACTCTGTGCGCGGCGGGTCTGGCTGGACAACAAGGGTTATTTCGACCTCCAGACCGTAGATGATCCATTCGAACAACTGGTGATCGAGCTGGGTCTGGCGCACGAGCAAGCCGTCCTTGAGCGGCTTTCCGCCGACTTGGATGTTCACACGGCCAGTTCACCAGAGGATACCGCCCGTCTCATGGCCGACCGAGTGCCTGCGATCTACCAAGCACAGCTCTTAAATGAGGCTGAGGGCATTATTGGCTTGCCAGACTTCCTCCTTCTGGACGAGAGCGGCGAGTATCAAGCGGCTGACGCCAAACTTTCGCTGAGCGAAGAAAAGAAAGAAATTCAGGTGCAATTGGGCATCTATCGTCGATTGCTAGGCACTGGTCTGCCTGCCATCGTATTCCTCGGCGACGGCGAGCAAGCGTTGATCGGTGATGAAGCCAACGCAGTCGCAAATCAGTTCGCTACGGAAATGCGAGAGCTTCTTTCATCAGAAGACGAACCTCTGGTTCGATACAGCCACAGCAAATGCCGCGCCTGTCCCTACTACGCGCATTGCAAGCCTCCATTCGAGCAAAAGGAAGAATTGTCGTTGCTCTATGGCATACAGGGGCGTGCAGCAATTGGATTAGAAAGTGCAGGTATCGACACGATAAGCAAGCTGGCCGATACCGACGCGAGCGCGATTCCCGACATCCCTTACCTCAAGGGCGATGACAAGAAAAACAGAGCGGTGCTTCAAGCCAAATCCTACCTCTCGAATGAGGTTTTCCGGCTCAAGCCTGTCGAATTACCGGAAGGCCACTGGATACATTTCGATATTGAAGACAACCCCTTGACTGGAAACGGTGAAAAGCACGTCTACTTATGGGGCTTCCTCGTGCCGGACTTTTTCGACGATAGCGGTCACGAGGGCTTCGAATACGTATGGACAGATCGTGATGATGAGGACGAACAGGGCTGGCTTCAGTTTCTCGAACAGATAGAGGGCTATAAAGGGCAATATCCAGATCTGATTTTGGCACATTATTCCAGCCATGAGCGCAGCACAATCCTTGCTTACGCCAAACGCTACGGAATGGAAGATCACCCCACCGTGGTGTATCTGCTAGGCGATGAAAGTCCGCTATTTGATTTGCAAAAACCTGTGCTGGAAAGTCTGGTCTTGCCATTGCAGGGATATGGCCTGAAGGATATCTGCAAACACCGCGATCTGGTCAATTTCCAGTGGCAAGACGAAGAATCCGGCTCGCAGTGGTCAGTGGTGCAATTCAATCGCTTCTTGGCGGAACCTGATCCCGAAATAAAGGCACGTCTCAAGGGCGATATTCTCGGCTACAACCGCGATGACGTGACCGCCACGCGACGGCTTGAAGAATGGCTCCGTGCCAATTTTATGAGTTGA
- a CDS encoding type IV secretory system conjugative DNA transfer family protein: MRHSGRQAEHLSSLLIISGLLAWGSYQAGEPYIGGELKWLPATLYMFTALFALRVIIQLLNYLAESLEWLSAHQPTGKDGTAKWASFKDLKKEFSKNQIAPFWGRMTTGKKVAVFSDYASNAVTVAPAGSGKGIYSVITNGLAIRASKVFSDFKGELVCILKNALENRGERVRVLNPGGLWSEHIGEGDCYNPNDIIVDDLERLGGLRDVPDDLREQSSQILPEPAQSDGENTYWREGSRKCMSVAAILECMIEGRDATLASVALLIEDREALEHNLRWVIGIDLDGKPLPEGPMPIESCRWAQVHDAADLAEFIQWVRAQARSLLSLMGNGESRTFDSFISGAQQALAPFAFGRLAPAMRRSTFSMNELKNDEVPTSLFVVADASRMEAYKSYIGLIQWCAMTAIKRHENKGIPVYFIMDEATNYKIHSLVSLLTWGRSYGLRLHLIFQDISAFENTYGKTAVETLLSETEIKQFLPGQRSPRTLALISQLLGEQSVMSAGLSPSENGLQENTSETGRALMTAEEIRRCKHSLLFIRQAPSALIEPVSVAEIDPWRKQAGINPFHGKPFLKKTKIQLRRGDYK; this comes from the coding sequence ATGCGCCACAGCGGACGACAAGCCGAACATTTATCAAGCCTATTAATTATCTCCGGCCTTTTGGCCTGGGGTAGTTATCAGGCCGGAGAGCCATATATTGGAGGCGAACTAAAATGGTTGCCTGCCACATTGTATATGTTTACGGCACTGTTCGCTTTGCGGGTCATTATTCAGCTCTTGAACTATTTGGCGGAGTCCCTTGAATGGCTGAGCGCCCATCAACCAACAGGTAAAGATGGCACTGCCAAATGGGCAAGTTTCAAAGATTTAAAAAAGGAATTCAGTAAAAACCAAATCGCCCCCTTCTGGGGAAGAATGACGACCGGGAAAAAGGTAGCGGTATTTAGCGACTACGCATCCAATGCGGTCACCGTTGCACCTGCCGGATCAGGCAAAGGTATCTATAGCGTAATTACCAATGGATTAGCTATCCGTGCATCAAAAGTCTTCAGCGACTTTAAAGGCGAGCTGGTATGCATTCTGAAGAACGCGCTCGAAAATCGTGGGGAGAGAGTCCGTGTCCTGAACCCAGGCGGCTTGTGGAGTGAGCACATTGGCGAGGGTGATTGCTATAACCCGAACGATATTATTGTCGATGACCTTGAACGCCTTGGTGGGTTACGCGACGTACCAGATGATTTACGTGAGCAAAGTTCGCAAATATTACCAGAGCCTGCACAAAGTGATGGTGAAAACACCTACTGGAGAGAAGGCTCTCGTAAGTGCATGAGTGTGGCCGCTATCCTCGAATGTATGATCGAGGGTAGAGATGCAACCCTGGCGTCTGTAGCTTTGCTCATTGAGGACCGAGAAGCACTTGAACACAACCTCCGCTGGGTAATTGGTATTGATCTTGACGGCAAACCCCTACCGGAAGGTCCAATGCCCATAGAAAGCTGTAGGTGGGCGCAAGTACATGATGCGGCAGACTTGGCCGAATTCATTCAATGGGTGCGAGCACAAGCTCGTAGTTTACTTTCCCTTATGGGTAATGGAGAAAGCCGCACCTTCGATTCCTTTATCAGCGGTGCACAACAAGCGCTCGCGCCTTTTGCTTTTGGAAGGCTGGCTCCAGCAATGCGTCGATCTACCTTCAGCATGAATGAGCTGAAGAATGACGAGGTTCCCACTAGCCTATTTGTTGTCGCAGATGCCAGCCGAATGGAAGCCTATAAGAGCTATATCGGCCTAATCCAGTGGTGCGCGATGACCGCTATCAAGCGGCATGAAAACAAAGGTATCCCTGTTTATTTCATAATGGATGAGGCTACGAACTATAAGATTCACAGCCTTGTCAGCCTTCTAACCTGGGGGCGCTCCTATGGGTTAAGACTCCATTTAATCTTCCAGGACATTTCAGCATTTGAAAACACTTACGGCAAAACTGCCGTTGAAACGCTGCTTTCCGAAACGGAAATTAAGCAATTTCTTCCTGGACAACGCTCGCCAAGGACCTTGGCTTTAATCAGCCAGCTACTTGGCGAACAAAGCGTAATGAGTGCTGGGCTTTCACCTAGCGAAAACGGTCTCCAGGAAAACACCAGCGAGACAGGCCGCGCTTTGATGACGGCGGAAGAAATCCGTCGCTGCAAGCACAGTCTACTTTTTATTCGGCAAGCGCCTTCAGCTTTGATCGAACCTGTTTCAGTTGCGGAGATTGATCCCTGGCGGAAACAAGCAGGCATCAATCCATTTCATGGCAAACCATTTCTTAAGAAGACCAAAATACAACTTCGTAGAGGTGACTACAAATGA
- a CDS encoding recombinase family protein: protein MTSSAQKAVIYCRVSNKTQTTRGDGLGSQETRCREYAKYKGYEVEKVFTDDVSGSLIKRPGMQALLAHLSKHRKNPRVAIIDDISRLARGLDAHLQLRGAIAKAGATLESPSIEFGDDSDSVLVENLLASVSQHQRQKNSEQTLNRMKSRLKNGYWVFQAPVGYRYQKTSGQGKILVRDEPIARIIQEALEGYACGRFQLQVEVKRFLESFPNYPRDSKGEVRNQRVTELLTRVLYAGYVESADWEVSLRPGRHEGLISLETYQKIQERLKGNANAPARKDINHDFPLRGFVSCGDCGHSLTACWSKGRTVKHPYYMCFKKGCSSYRKSIKREVIEGEFEQFLLSLKPTRELFNLALTMFKELWEYRLEFQRTHSKSLQLEINKAEKKIEQLLDRIVDAESTSVISAYEKRIGELQLEKQIMQEKIASCGRPLKDFDESFRTAMEFLSNPHELWASGHIENRHAVMKLTFSDRLAYVRGEGFRTPETTLPFKALGGMTGGENKMAHPGGFEPPTP from the coding sequence ATGACAAGTAGCGCCCAAAAGGCAGTCATTTATTGCCGCGTTTCCAATAAAACCCAGACAACACGCGGTGATGGTCTTGGTTCGCAAGAAACTCGTTGTCGAGAGTATGCGAAATACAAGGGCTATGAAGTAGAAAAGGTCTTTACCGATGACGTGTCGGGCAGTCTGATTAAGCGCCCCGGTATGCAGGCCTTGCTTGCCCATTTGAGCAAGCATCGCAAGAACCCACGCGTGGCAATTATTGACGATATCTCAAGGCTCGCTCGTGGTCTTGACGCCCATCTCCAGCTTAGAGGCGCTATTGCCAAAGCAGGTGCTACGCTGGAATCCCCCTCTATTGAGTTTGGTGATGACTCTGACTCCGTGCTCGTGGAAAATCTGCTAGCCAGCGTTTCACAGCACCAACGCCAGAAAAATTCGGAGCAAACTCTTAATCGGATGAAATCCCGCCTTAAGAACGGCTATTGGGTTTTTCAAGCACCTGTGGGCTACCGATACCAAAAGACCTCAGGTCAGGGAAAGATACTGGTACGGGATGAGCCTATAGCCAGGATCATTCAGGAAGCCCTGGAAGGCTATGCCTGCGGACGCTTCCAGCTGCAAGTTGAGGTTAAGCGTTTCCTGGAGTCTTTTCCCAACTATCCAAGAGATAGTAAAGGCGAAGTCCGCAATCAACGCGTAACTGAACTGTTGACCAGGGTTTTATATGCGGGATATGTGGAATCTGCTGATTGGGAAGTAAGTCTTCGACCTGGGCGGCATGAAGGGCTAATAAGCCTTGAGACCTACCAGAAAATTCAAGAGCGTCTTAAGGGAAATGCTAATGCCCCTGCTCGCAAAGATATTAACCACGACTTCCCTCTTCGTGGCTTCGTGTCCTGTGGTGACTGTGGTCATAGCCTCACTGCCTGCTGGTCGAAAGGGCGTACGGTCAAACACCCCTACTACATGTGCTTCAAGAAAGGCTGTTCTAGCTATCGAAAGTCAATCAAGCGGGAAGTTATCGAAGGGGAGTTTGAGCAGTTCTTGCTATCTCTAAAACCAACAAGGGAGCTGTTCAACCTTGCATTAACAATGTTCAAAGAACTTTGGGAATACCGCTTGGAGTTCCAACGAACACATAGCAAGTCCCTTCAGTTGGAGATAAATAAAGCTGAGAAGAAAATTGAGCAATTGCTGGATCGGATTGTAGACGCTGAGTCAACGTCAGTCATTAGCGCCTATGAGAAACGCATAGGCGAACTTCAGCTTGAAAAGCAAATTATGCAGGAAAAAATCGCCAGCTGCGGGCGTCCGTTAAAAGACTTTGATGAAAGTTTTCGAACCGCTATGGAGTTCCTCTCAAACCCGCATGAATTGTGGGCTTCCGGGCATATAGAGAACCGACATGCAGTAATGAAGCTTACTTTTTCTGATAGGTTGGCGTATGTCCGTGGAGAGGGTTTTCGAACCCCCGAAACCACCTTACCTTTCAAAGCGTTAGGTGGCATGACAGGGGGTGAAAACAAAATGGCGCACCCGGGAGGATTCGAACCTCCGACCCCCTAG
- a CDS encoding tetratricopeptide repeat protein — MAGMRNWILIGLIAFPALAQADLDAALDAYDAGDYPLALERFTELADQGDYIAQFNLALMYLRGLGTEPDPQRALLLYRQSAQLGVPESAFYLGGLYERGIGTEANREEALYWYRESAEQNYAPAQYALGNLYFRGDGRDQDYARAREWYEFAAQNGHAAAQFNLGIMYAEGLGADRNISAAYDWFYAAASQNNTEAQFNLGSMYLSGEGVQQDYSEALKWFTSAADLGLAQAQTSVGMMYAAGQGVEQDYALAHGWFVRAAENGDSSSQTLLGNFYLNGYGVTLDKVEALKWYKIAAAGSNQLASRLIQQLSAELSPEEIVRSDAMARDWLEQH; from the coding sequence ATGGCAGGTATGCGTAATTGGATACTGATAGGGTTAATCGCGTTTCCTGCCCTGGCGCAGGCGGATCTGGATGCGGCGCTGGACGCTTACGATGCCGGGGATTACCCCCTGGCCCTGGAGCGCTTCACCGAACTGGCTGATCAGGGCGACTATATTGCCCAGTTCAACCTTGCGCTGATGTACCTGCGCGGGCTGGGGACCGAGCCGGATCCGCAGCGGGCACTGTTACTGTACAGGCAGTCTGCCCAGCTGGGGGTTCCCGAGTCCGCGTTCTACCTGGGCGGCCTGTATGAAAGAGGCATAGGCACCGAGGCTAATCGGGAAGAAGCTCTCTACTGGTATCGTGAATCCGCCGAGCAGAACTATGCGCCGGCTCAATATGCTCTGGGGAACCTGTATTTCCGCGGCGATGGTCGTGATCAGGATTACGCCAGGGCACGGGAATGGTATGAGTTCGCCGCTCAGAACGGTCATGCTGCCGCTCAATTCAACCTCGGCATCATGTATGCCGAGGGCCTGGGCGCAGACAGAAATATAAGCGCGGCTTATGACTGGTTTTATGCCGCTGCCAGCCAGAACAATACCGAGGCACAATTCAACCTGGGCTCCATGTATCTCAGTGGCGAAGGAGTTCAGCAGGACTACAGCGAAGCGCTCAAGTGGTTTACCAGCGCCGCCGATCTGGGACTAGCTCAGGCCCAGACCAGCGTGGGTATGATGTACGCGGCTGGCCAGGGTGTGGAGCAGGATTATGCCCTGGCCCACGGGTGGTTTGTGCGGGCCGCCGAAAACGGCGACTCCTCCTCGCAGACCCTGCTGGGTAACTTCTATCTCAATGGATACGGCGTAACCTTGGATAAAGTGGAAGCACTCAAGTGGTATAAAATTGCGGCGGCGGGAAGCAATCAACTGGCATCACGGCTGATTCAGCAGCTTAGTGCCGAACTGAGTCCGGAAGAAATCGTTCGCAGTGATGCAATGGCCAGGGATTGGCTTGAACAACATTAA
- a CDS encoding tetratricopeptide repeat protein: MKIFKWFLSAWLILAANLAMADYEAGLTAAQNGDYQTALREFTVAAEEGVMMAQYNLAILYFSGRGVEPDMEQAFRWTAAAAEQGHTQAQFNLGALYYEGQGTKRDRQSALDWYIKAGNAEYTPAQYNVAEMYFLGDGIEKDLVRAHAWASRAVENDHDPARDLLENIEDDISTADLREARRLLARMKIGMDR, translated from the coding sequence ATGAAGATTTTCAAATGGTTCCTGAGCGCCTGGCTCATCCTGGCGGCAAACCTGGCCATGGCGGATTACGAGGCCGGGTTAACGGCGGCTCAGAACGGTGACTACCAGACCGCCCTGCGGGAATTCACCGTCGCCGCGGAAGAAGGAGTGATGATGGCACAGTATAATCTCGCCATCCTCTATTTTTCCGGCCGGGGTGTAGAGCCGGACATGGAGCAGGCCTTCCGCTGGACAGCTGCCGCCGCTGAGCAGGGCCATACCCAGGCACAGTTCAACCTGGGTGCTCTTTACTACGAAGGACAGGGAACAAAGCGGGACCGGCAATCGGCACTGGACTGGTATATCAAGGCAGGTAACGCCGAATACACCCCGGCGCAATATAACGTTGCAGAAATGTATTTCCTCGGCGACGGCATCGAAAAAGATCTGGTCAGAGCCCACGCCTGGGCCAGCAGGGCCGTGGAAAACGACCACGACCCGGCCCGGGATCTACTGGAGAATATCGAAGATGACATTTCCACCGCCGACCTGCGGGAAGCCCGCCGTCTGCTGGCGCGAATGAAGATAGGAATGGATCGGTAA
- a CDS encoding pirin family protein, whose translation MTRYTEERDCDDLEQQPCAGVELVIKPREKDLGEFSVRRLLPVAGRHMVGPWIFFDHMGPAEFPAGKGIDVRPHPHINLATVTYLFEGEILHRDSLGSLQPIRPGDINLMVAGRGIVHSERERPEVRNVDHVLHGLQLWLALPEKDEETEPAFYHYPQRDIPTVEVAGVTVRVMMGEAFGVASPVRTFARTLYAEATLELGQSLKLPEEEERAVYLASGRLRLNATEINASEMAVLQAGEAVELEALETSRFALIGGEKLGERFIEWNFVSSRKSRIEQAKSDWRAGSYPKVPGDEEEFIPLPE comes from the coding sequence ATGACACGATACACTGAAGAACGCGACTGTGATGATCTTGAACAGCAACCCTGCGCGGGGGTAGAGCTGGTCATCAAACCCCGAGAGAAAGACCTGGGCGAGTTTTCGGTACGCCGCTTGCTTCCTGTTGCGGGGCGCCACATGGTCGGCCCTTGGATATTTTTTGATCACATGGGCCCGGCTGAGTTTCCTGCTGGTAAGGGTATCGACGTGAGGCCTCATCCCCATATCAATCTGGCTACCGTCACCTATCTGTTTGAAGGTGAAATACTGCATCGTGATTCGTTGGGCAGTCTGCAACCCATCAGGCCGGGCGACATTAATCTGATGGTAGCAGGGCGGGGAATTGTTCACTCCGAGCGTGAGCGGCCGGAGGTGCGAAACGTTGATCATGTGTTGCACGGGTTGCAGTTATGGCTGGCACTGCCGGAGAAGGATGAGGAAACCGAGCCTGCGTTTTACCACTACCCGCAGCGAGATATCCCCACCGTGGAAGTGGCCGGTGTGACAGTCAGAGTCATGATGGGGGAGGCGTTCGGAGTGGCGTCACCGGTCAGGACATTCGCTCGCACACTTTATGCAGAGGCAACGCTGGAACTCGGGCAGTCCCTCAAATTACCTGAGGAAGAGGAGAGGGCTGTTTATCTGGCCAGTGGCAGGTTGCGCCTTAATGCCACCGAGATCAATGCCAGCGAGATGGCTGTTCTTCAGGCCGGAGAGGCAGTGGAGTTGGAGGCACTGGAAACCAGCAGGTTCGCTCTCATCGGAGGCGAAAAGCTGGGAGAACGGTTTATCGAATGGAATTTTGTCTCCAGCCGCAAATCCCGTATCGAGCAGGCAAAGAGTGACTGGCGAGCAGGTAGTTACCCGAAGGTGCCTGGCGATGAGGAAGAGTTTATACCGTTGCCCGAGTAG